One genomic region from Pseudoduganella dura encodes:
- a CDS encoding accessory factor UbiK family protein → MDMNAFFNDLQNKINHAIENSPAKDIERNVKAMMTQGFSKLDLVTREEFDIQAQVLAKTRARLELLETRLAELEAKIAAEKAPL, encoded by the coding sequence GTGGACATGAACGCCTTTTTCAACGACCTGCAGAACAAGATCAACCACGCCATCGAAAACTCGCCCGCCAAGGATATCGAACGCAACGTGAAAGCCATGATGACGCAGGGCTTTTCCAAGCTGGACCTGGTAACGCGGGAGGAATTCGACATCCAGGCGCAGGTATTGGCCAAGACCCGCGCGCGCCTGGAACTGCTGGAAACGCGCCTGGCCGAACTGGAAGCGAAAATCGCTGCGGAAAAAGCACCCCTGTAA
- a CDS encoding YifB family Mg chelatase-like AAA ATPase — MSLAVLKSRALNGIEAPEVSVEVHLANGLPAFHIVGLAETEVKEARDRVRAAILNAGFEMPAHRITVNLAPADLPKESGRFDLPIALGILAASGQIPTPPLARYEFAGELSLTGELRPIRGALAMTFAMQRAQARSAFVLPLANADEAALVDGAAVYPAATLLEVCNHFCAADDTARLARHRCAPRAVIAERPDFAEVKGQWHAKRALEVAAAGGHSILMVGPPGAGKTMLASRFAGLLPSMTNDEALEAAAVQSLTGTFTAAAWKLRPFRAPHHTSSGVALVGGGSVPRPGEISLAHCGVLFLDELPEFDRRVLEVLREPLESGRVTISRAARQAEFPARFQLVAAMNPCPCGYHGHVSGKCKCSEDAIVRYQGRVSGPLLDRIDMQIEVGPVPTDTLHTAEDGEPSEVIAARVETAFQRQLDRQHKSNRYLSSREIDRHCKPERAGQDLLHKAMLQFHWSARAYHRVLRVARTIADLADSEAVQAKHVAEAVQFRRVLRQT, encoded by the coding sequence ATGAGCCTGGCCGTCCTGAAAAGCCGTGCGTTGAACGGCATCGAAGCGCCTGAAGTCAGCGTTGAAGTTCACCTGGCCAACGGCTTGCCGGCCTTTCACATCGTCGGACTGGCCGAGACGGAAGTGAAGGAAGCACGCGACCGCGTGCGCGCCGCCATCCTCAACGCCGGCTTTGAAATGCCGGCGCACCGCATCACCGTCAACCTGGCCCCGGCCGACCTGCCCAAGGAATCGGGCCGCTTCGACCTGCCGATCGCTCTCGGCATCCTGGCTGCTTCCGGCCAGATTCCCACACCACCACTGGCCCGCTACGAATTCGCAGGTGAACTGTCGCTCACCGGCGAGCTGCGCCCGATCCGCGGCGCACTGGCCATGACGTTCGCGATGCAACGCGCCCAGGCCCGCAGCGCGTTCGTCCTGCCTCTGGCGAACGCGGACGAAGCGGCACTGGTCGATGGCGCGGCCGTGTACCCGGCCGCCACGCTGCTGGAGGTCTGCAACCATTTTTGTGCGGCGGACGATACCGCCAGGCTGGCGCGGCACCGGTGCGCGCCCAGGGCCGTGATCGCCGAGCGTCCCGATTTCGCCGAAGTGAAAGGGCAATGGCATGCCAAGCGAGCGCTGGAAGTGGCGGCGGCCGGCGGGCACAGCATCTTGATGGTCGGCCCGCCGGGCGCAGGCAAGACAATGCTGGCATCGCGTTTCGCCGGCCTGCTGCCGTCGATGACGAACGACGAAGCGCTGGAAGCGGCGGCGGTGCAGTCGCTGACAGGCACGTTTACGGCCGCAGCGTGGAAATTGCGGCCGTTCCGGGCGCCGCATCACACATCGTCCGGCGTGGCACTGGTTGGCGGTGGCAGCGTGCCCCGGCCCGGCGAGATATCCCTGGCGCATTGCGGCGTGCTGTTCCTCGACGAATTGCCGGAGTTCGATCGCCGCGTGCTCGAAGTGCTGCGCGAGCCGCTCGAATCGGGACGTGTAACGATCTCGCGCGCCGCCCGCCAGGCCGAGTTTCCGGCACGGTTCCAGCTTGTCGCCGCGATGAACCCCTGCCCATGCGGCTACCATGGGCATGTCTCGGGCAAATGCAAATGCTCGGAAGATGCGATCGTGCGCTACCAGGGCCGGGTCTCCGGCCCGCTGCTCGACCGCATCGACATGCAGATCGAAGTTGGCCCGGTGCCGACCGATACGCTCCACACCGCCGAAGATGGCGAACCTTCCGAAGTGATCGCCGCGCGGGTGGAGACGGCATTCCAGCGGCAGCTGGACCGGCAGCACAAGAGCAACCGTTACCTGAGCTCGCGTGAAATCGACCGCCATTGCAAGCCCGAACGTGCCGGACAAGACTTGCTGCACAAGGCCATGCTGCAGTTCCACTGGTCGGCGCGCGCCTATCACCGCGTGCTGCGGGTGGCGCGAACGATTGCCGACCTGGCCGATTCCGAAGCCGTGCAAGCGAAGCATGTGGCCGAGGCCGTTCAATTCCGCCGCGTACTGCGCCAGACCTGA
- a CDS encoding DUF1840 domain-containing protein, with protein sequence MLITFKSQSSSEVTMYQEHAQRILDVLNKNHTRGVITAAEAAQAVALLEQEIALSKLHPEVDAEHASHSHPHHLPEVDETAEMAEKNHIGFAQRAFPLLEMLRAARDANDNIVWGV encoded by the coding sequence ATGTTAATCACATTCAAATCCCAATCCTCATCCGAAGTCACGATGTACCAGGAACACGCACAACGGATCCTGGATGTGCTCAACAAGAACCACACACGAGGCGTCATTACGGCTGCCGAGGCTGCCCAGGCAGTGGCATTGCTGGAGCAGGAAATTGCGTTAAGCAAATTACACCCGGAAGTGGATGCCGAACACGCGAGTCATTCGCATCCCCATCACCTCCCGGAAGTGGATGAAACGGCGGAGATGGCCGAGAAAAACCATATCGGTTTCGCCCAGCGTGCATTCCCGCTGCTGGAAATGCTGCGCGCCGCGCGGGATGCCAACGACAATATCGTCTGGGGTGTTTGA